GCTGAGAGCGTCGTGGTGGTAAGTAATTGGGGTTTTGAAACTTTAGAATTGAGAAATATGTATACTGGTCTGGAACCGGGAAAATGATTGATTCTTGTGGGAGCTGCCCAGAATAGGCAATTCGAGCAGTTCCCGACCCGATTCTTTTGCTCACCCCTTTTCTAAACCCTTGGAGTCCTGGACCTAGCCTATAGGGTATTGGGCACCATGTTACTTATGGCTTGCCTTGTAGTACAACGAgctccatggctgcagggttgGGGCTCGATACagttgagagagagattgtgaagCAATGAGCCTGATACGCACGGAGGAAAGACAACAACCACGGAGGTGGCTGCCGGcatattaatttttaagaaatcttATTCCAGAAGTAATCCATGCCGCATTTAACCTCATCCAGCGCAAATCAAACAACGCCTTAATCTTTGTAAAGCAAAGCTAATCAAAGCAGAAGATCCAAAGTTTCACATGACATGTTGTCATTCTCAGTCCATTCCTTCCGAAAGATGGCATAGATTACCTACAGGAATAGGGTTTACAATACATATAAAGATCGAACGAGAAGGGTAAGTCGCATGTCTACCCTCTCTTGCATTGCCCAGGCACATGCATATCCACAAAAcacatttataaaaaagaaaagaaaagaaaatgctacAAGCATGTACAGATCGACGATATGGCCATCGATATCTTATTCATTGTATCCCATGAAAATAAGTCCTCAAACTTGACTACGATCTTCATGACCTTGTCTATGACTCTcctaatgaatgaaaaaaaaaaaactaatgcaaAACATTTCAAAAGATTCAAAGATCGCATCGATGACCTGCACGATCAATTTGGGCAGAAGCTGCGGCGGGGTATCTGCTTTTGGGAGTCGAGGCACTCCAGACTAAGCGTCAGTTTCACCTGGATAACGAGTAGATGGTGGGCTCGAGGACATGGAAGCTATAGCTCCGATATTGCTGATGTTGTGAGTATCATTGATGCTCCGACGAAGTTTTTGATTCTCTGTGCGGTCTTTGCGATTGAAGTACTTCTGCGCATGACTAGCTACTTGCGTTGGGGTCTTCGACATCACAACGTATTTGGAGATGCTCTTCCAATCCCCTCTGCCGTATATCTCCAATCCTCCAAGAAATCGCCTGGATTTGTCAAGAATAGCAACGTCAGACTAAAAAGAAACCTCCAAATTGGCCCACCTACAGGAAAGGACAAAAGAACAGAGAGATCGTTCATACTCGTGTTCTTCTTTGGTCCATGCGATCCCTCTTTTCCGTTCCCCTTTCGGTTCGACTTTCGATTTGCCTTTTGATTTCTGAACCGGCGGCGGTCCACCATCGGAATCGCCTCCCTCGTCCACTGTCCAATGCTCTGGGAACGTGACTTCAGCCGACTCTATCAATTCGACATCGTGCCACAGCGCCTCGAGATGCCTCCCAACCTGCTCGACCGACTTCCCGGGAAACTCGGGAGCGATCCCCTGGACGAAACGGTCCAATGTGGCGAGGTCAATCTCTCCGCTAAGAGTAGCCAAGGCATTCTCGAAGCGCTTGTTCTCTTCAAAAGTCCAGATGCCGAAACCATCGTTTTCGTAGCCCACGTAGCCCACCTCGGGCGAGCGCTCGGCGCTGGTGCACTCTTGATGAAAGGTCGTGGAGGTCGGGAAAGCCGCGTTGGCCATGGCCTTTTGCGAAGAATCGAAAGAATCCATCATAAGAAAGCACAAGAAAGGGCTGACGATGCAAGATAGGTAATTTGAGGGTTATGAAGAGGGTTGATCATTTGTCTCTATATATACAGTGGTCAGCGTGGCGGTAGgggatttttcaaaatcaagaagtttaACTGATTTGGGATACCTGATCGGATTATGAATCTTTGAGTAGATTTGTACTTCTATCTTTCGGGGAAATTATAGTTTGTACCCCAACACTTTGGTTTAATTGCGCTTTGCATTTACAAGTTTTAATTAGAGTTTTCTGCCCAACATACATAGAATTTTCCGGCGAATCTTCTTACcatcaatcaaaatatttaaacttaAATTGTTGATAATGTTTAGTTAACTAAATTTTTCTGAGGAGATAGATAATTATCTATAAAAACATTCATTTTCAATCATTGACTTTCATAAGAAAAAAGTTTGTTTTATCAATCAAAAGTTGAACAGAATACGGGATAAAAGAGAGacacatttaaattaaattgttcTAGGATGATCAGTGATGAAAACTGCCAATTAAAAACCGATTCcacaatcaaccaaaaaaaaaaaaaaagaactggtTCCATGAACCACCTGTGCTGCCGGAACCACCTGTGCTGCCGGTCTCCAATTGGGTCAATGAAATCGGTTTACAATCACTACAATTCCACATGAAGGTCCTCTCTATTTGCTAagagatgggaaaaaaaataaaaataattctacTCAATGTTGTCAACCTTCAATTAGGAAGCCCTTATCTACCTTTGTGTCGAATTAATAAAATTCTTTAGAACCCAAAACGCTCACATGTCGCTACAGGACCATCGCCACAGTCCCTAAACTGAGAGGCTCTATCTTTGGTTCTTCcatattttttaagtttgaaCCTTTGTTCAATCCATGCCTGGAGTCGAAACGTTCGTCTTGTGTGCCTCAGTGACGACCGTAGAAGCCTCGTCGCTGAGGGGAAGCCGGGATTCCCCGTAAAAACAGCGGTCCCGTTCTAGTGACTTTCGCCGGCGATCCTGGAATCGCCAAAGCCCTCGAATCCACTCTACTCTGTTAAATCAGAGAAGAGGCGAGAGAGTCGAGAGGGTTAGGGTAGAGAGCGTGCGCGAGGAGGTGGAACCGGGTGTGCAAGAGCTGTATGAagccatttatttctttttaaagaacAAACAACGAGGAGTAAACGGGTTGAGCTGCTAAAAAAAATATGTTACCGGTCTGAGTGGGTGGACGAGTGGTTTCGCTTAAAATCAGGAACCAGACTGGTCCCACAGTCCGGATGGTTTCCAGTCCTTTTGCACAACCCTAGCTCAATCCCTCCTCCATCCTCTCAACTTGAAAGCATTATCCTGGAAAGAAAGCCGGAATTCTTTATCCTTCCCCTTAAAAACATTTATATGTTACTTCTCCACAAATTTCACTCCACTTACAAATCAGACACTTCACTCATCCTCCAAGCATTCTCACACAGGCTTTTACTATTCACGGCCTTACAGATAAATTCAAATCAGAAaaccaaaccattttcttttcaataataaACATGAAAAGTAAATGGAGCATAGAGAAGTTCTTCGATTCGGTCAATCCACAACTACTACTTTGATGAATATTTAAAGCcgtccaaacttggtttgaatTAGAGTTGACGTTTTGTATGTCCATTAAGCATAACATTAATATGAAGCTCATTAATGGACATAACTCATATAAACAAACTACTAATGTTATTTTCCTTGGACTCTCCCTGCTTAGACAAAAATGGCAAACTATCTTCTCTAGGTTGACTAGGATGGATATCAAAGCTTGAATAGAATGATGGAACCCCAAGATTGAATGAGGCAACATTTAGTGGGGATAACTCAGAACATGCCCACTTTGGCATGTCATAACCAAAGTTGGTCAATGAAAGATAAGAATACCATTGAGTTCAATAATCTCATTAACATTCCAATTTAGTATTGAACTTGatatttccaaataataatagTGCTTATCAAATGCACAAAACGAATATAGGAACACGTTAACTTCTTAGGAGATTTCCTAAATGAATGGTTTAGCGATATTTATAGTGAGATGTGAGAGATGTATGTTAATAGGATCTTATCACTTGGCGATCGTAAATTTAAATTAACGTATGGTGTCTCATCATGTGTCAAGGGAATACGGGACAGGAGGTAAGCGGGCCGTGCCATGAGAACAAGAATTGACATCGATATCCTTAAAAAGTTAGTGGGTAGATCAGGTCTTGTTTTCCTGAACAAGCCCATTCCAAGTTGTATGAGCCTTTTGGGCAGAAAACCCCTTATTGATGAACTTGGAAATATATGTTTGAGtactatttttttctcatgCATAATCATCTAATGCGATTTCATGATAGATATGCGCATCTGAACATGCCTAATTTGGCGTGCCCTCTACTTCTTTGGTAAGTTGGTCAGATGCAATATTAGAATCCTGTCAAGATGCACACCTTCTCAACATTCCAATTTAAGGTGCGTTTGTTTGAGTAAATATTAATTAACTTCTTAGATTTTCAAGTGTTTGGTTTTTTAGAATTAATTAATAATCGGAAAGCTATTTATGATTGAATAAAATATACATGATTAAAGTAAGGAAAATGAATCTCTTAATCTGAAAAGGAGAATACgttttcatttattataaaatttttcccGAAACAAACATTACCCTCAGAAGTCAATTGGATACTCGTAGTTGAATGAAGATTTCGTCGTTCAATCAAAAATAgatcaaatattttctctccTTTGCCTATTTGCCTACTTTCGCATCCCTCTTTTTTCTCCGGGCTCTTATTTCTTCCTCAGATTTCGTGGTATTTCAATCTTTCCTGTTTTTATTGTTgaagggaaaatgaaatttttttccaggGGCCTGTTTGAGCCGTTCAGAATGACCAAGGAACAGGTCAGCGGATCGCATTCCTAGGAACCCGGATCTCCTCTCTGTCCTGACGACGAACTCGACAGTTAGACCTGGAAAAAGATTCTCACCACCTTCCAAAACGGGACACTGTACAACGTCGCCAGCCCTCCTCCCCCCCTTCCGCTTTTCCCGGTCGTCTATTCCTGTGGATTGGCAAATTTTGTCCTACGTCAATAAATCTGAAAGAAAAGGTTTTCCAGGATTCAGTGTCACACCAAGTGCGCTCCCGGAGACGCTCCCTCGCATCTCGAATCTCTGCCTCTGTCACATCGCCATATTCCAGATCTCAAGACCtacttttcctcttcttctttttttgtactttttattttctctcctGGGTTCGGCAGTTTTTGTCGATGTGTTCAGTTTTTCGACAGGGTATTTCCTAAATAAAggaatgtttttttattatcgaGGGAGATGAACTGGTCGTGACCTGAGATCGAAAGGGAGTTTCTTTCGTACCATTCTTCGGATCGTCTCTCCAATTCGATCGAAGTTCGAGCAATTTTCGATTCTTCGAGAGCCCGGCAAACATAAAGAGAGAGATGCGGGGGGCTGTGCTTGTGGCGGTCGCTGCTACAATCGGTAATCTGTTGCAGGGATGGGACAACGCAACCATCGCAGGTACTGATACGGAATGGAGTCTTCTGTTCGTTTGAATTGGTCATGCATTAGATGATTAAGTCGGTCGTTCGGGATTGATATCTATTGTGCATGATCTTCCTTAATGTGATGAATCTGAAAACTCTAGGATACTGTTGCTTTTTGCAGGGGCGGTCCTCTACATCAAGAAGGAATTCGATTTGGAAGGTCAACCCACGATCGAAGGGCTGATAGTGGCCATGTCGCTCATAGGCGCCACCGTGATCACGACCTTTTCCGGGCCCGTGTCAGATTCGATCGGACGGCGCCCCATGATGATTATTTCCTCGATTCTCTACTTCCTCAGTGGTTTAGTGATGCTGTGGGCTCCCAATGTCTACGTCTTGCTACTGGCGAGGCTCCTAGACGGATTCGGGATCGGTCTCGCCGTCACCCTCATTCCGGTTTATATATCTGAGACCGCCCCGCCCGAGATCAGGGGGCTCCTGAATACCCTGCCTCAATTCACCGGTTCTGGCGGAATGTTCCTATCATATTGCATGGTATTTGGAATGTCCTTGATGGATTCGCCGAGCTGGAGGCTAATGCTCGGAGTTCTCTCTGTTCCCTCTTTAGTCTACATCGGATTAACGATTTTTTTCTTGCCCGAATCTCCTCGATGGCTTGTCAGTAAAGGCAGGATGATCGAGGCCAATAAGGTCCTCCAGCAGTTGCGCGGGAAGGAAGACGTCTCGGGTATGTCCAAATACTTTCATTCCTCTGAGATTAGACCAGATGGTTATGAATCATGATAAACAAATCCACCAGTGCGCTTTATCGActataaaaattcatttgacgATATCGCTGATTGCCCGATCTATTCGCGATAAAGTTCGCACACTTCGCCACTGGATTAACATATGATGTTTCTCTGCCGCTTATTTCAGGTGAGTTGGCCTTGCTAGTCGAAGGTCTCGGAGTTGGAGCCAACACATCCTTAGAAGAGTACGTTATCAGCCCTGCCGACGAGGAAACCGACAAGCACAAGTCGAGCATGGCTCAAATTAACGGGCACAAGCCTCCGCATCATCAATCATGGATCGGCAAACCAGTAACCGGACAGAGCACCCTGAACATGCTCTCCCGGCATGCCAGCTTGGTCACTCCTCTGATGGATCCGCTCGTCTCTATGTTTGGCAGCGTCCACGAGAAGCTCCCCGAGACAGGAAGCACGCTCTTCCCGACCATGGGAAGCATGTTCGGATTGGGAGAACATCACACCCACCAGAACGAGCTTTCAGACGTGGAAAGCCAAAAGGATGCGGTGGACAGTGCGTCCGATGCCGATGTGGCGGATTCCCACGATAACTTGCGGAGCCCGCTATTGTCCCGCCAAGCGACCACAGACAAGGAATGTGTGGGAAACAATGGAAGCGGCCACGGTTTGAGCATGAGACAAAGTAGCATCACTCTGGAAAGCGGCGGGCAACTCAGCAGCACTGACATTGGTGGAGGTTGGCAGTTAGCTTGGAAGTGGTCAGAGAAGGCGGGTGAGAATGGGAAAAAGGAGGGAGGGCTTCAGAGAGTTTACCTGCATCAGGATGGTGCTGCAGCCTCGAGGTACGGCTCAATGCTCTCGGTTACCGGTGGCGGGATACCTGAAGGAAGTGAAATGGTTCACGCTTCCGCTCTCGTGAGCCAGTCTGTCATTGGTCCTGAGGGACTATTCATGGGTCAGAATCCAGTCGACGCAGTCATGAAGACGAACCAGGAAACCAACACTAAAGGGCCAAGCTGGCACGACCTGTTTGAACCGGGCGTGAAGCGCGCACTTTTTGTTGGAATTGGAATTCAGATCCTTCAACAGGTGGAAATTCTAGCTTAACGTTGCTGAAAAGTATTCCTAATGCACAAGAATCGCAGTCCTTTTGGTCACGACTGCGACAAATTCAGTATTTTCTATACTAAAAACTTGAGGCATTAGCAGATTTTTTCGAATAGTTCTTTCTTTGAACTTTGGTTACCTAGGCTAGAGCTGAATTTTGCTTATGACATTCGCTAAATTCATTTGTTTCTGCAGTTTTCTGGCATAAATGGGGTTCTCTACTACACACCACAGATTCTCGAGCAAGCCGGTGTCGGGCTCCTCCTATCTAATTTGGGGCTCAGTGCTGCTTCTGCTTCTCTTCTCATAAGCGGTCTCACGACATTGTTGATGCTCCCGTCAATTGTTATTGCTATGAGGCTAATGGATCTCTCTGGCAGAAGGTAAACTATGGCCTCGAATTGCTTCTATATTTATGAATCTGGTCTCAAGACAGCAAGAACTCAAACACGAACCACATCAAATCTCAAATAGATAACCGGAAACACTTTCTTGTTTGCAGGTCACTACTTCTATCCACAATCCCAGTCCTGATATTCTCGCTGTTCATCTTAGTCCTCAGCAGCATCATCAACATTAGCACCATGGTGAATGCCATGATCTCGACTACCTCTGTCATTGTCTACTTCTGCTTCTTTGTCATGGGGTTCGGCCCGATCCCCAACATCCTGTGCTCCGAGATCTTCCCTACTCGAGTGCGTGGCATCTGCATTGCAATCTGTGCACTCACGTTTTGGATCGGCGACATCATCGTCACTTACACACTCCCCCTGATGCTCTCCTCCTTTGGCCTGATCGGCGTGTTCGCTATCTATGCCGTTGTGTGCATTGCGTCATGGTTCTTCGTTTTCCTCAAGGTTCCTGAAACGAAGGGCATGCCCCTCGAAGTTATCTCCGAGTTCTTTGCTGTGGGTGCAAAGCAGGCTTCTACCGCCACAGATTAGTGAATTTTTGCAGATTCAAAGAGTTCCCGCTTTTCTGGCCTGTGAAGTTTCAATATTTCGATTCTGTTAAAAGACTTCTCCAATGCAAGATGCCGAGTAGTGTAAATTAGACGATGGTTTCCGGCGACAGGGTGATCGATTTGAGCCTCTGTTATATGAATACAAGAGAGTATCATTACATATGGTCATCGCGACAATGTCGACCGAAAAGGGAGTCCATCCGGCATAAGAACGGGCAATGTGAAAAGATAGAAACAATCTCTTGCTCGTACTAGATGAGCTGAcatgtttagaattttcccaGGAATATCAGGTCAAGTTGCCGAGTCTTTTGCTCTGAAACTCCCAATAACAGCAACTGTGTAATGGCTTTGTCCATCAATTGCTCTTTCCATCATGAAAAGCATGTCGTTTTCAATTTGCTCTTCCGTTCTGTTCTGCCACACACTCCAAAATGTTGCAGTTGTCGCCTTCAACTGGCCCAGTTaacttttcctcttccttcgCTTCTTGTCATGAAATGATCTTTAAAGTTTGATTAACATCTAAGGATGTAGataattttatttccttctctttttttgttaattttcctctttcttacATAGCATTTTAGCCTCTATAGAATTATTTTGAAGACGATTAATGTATTCTCTCATTGCTAACAGTTTAAAGTTTTAAATCATATTGTTGTATTTCCTTTCGACGAAAAAATTACAATCGATGATGCAATAATTGCTTGTCAAATATGTCGCTGTATAGCAAATTCATAGCTTGCTCGTCAACTTAGATGTGTAATTTTGAAGAATGAttaaaagaagataaattagtATTGATTATGTAGTAAAACGTTGTTATCACGTTGTTTATGTAATGTAATTTGACTAATATAAATTGGAGAAGATTGTTATAGGCCTTCAAATCGACACGAGCAGATTCGGTTTGTAAAATACCGAGTAATGCATTGTAATTGGTTATTGTGAAGCCAAAATTACACTCATATAaattaggagaaaatattggattaTTTTGGACCTCCACGTCAACTATAGTTCTCTCTAATCGTTGATCGCCATGTGTTCGATGGGAGCCCACCTTTTAGAGTTTTGAGAAATCCCATTCTCTATCAACTGCTCTTTTCCATGAATACCCTTAGCTTCACCTGATTGTCACACTGTTATCTATTCCTTgtctattccaagaataaatTCTTCAACCAAATCATCACCTTGCAACTTCAAATATAGCAACATGCTCTAGCTCAGGTCCTCTCCCCTTAATTTAACTATTATGTCTCAATCAGAGTCTCCAATTGTTGCATACGCTGATCCTAACAACAATGTCTACCTTCATCCCTAATCTCTATATTTTGGACCGAATTATAAAGGTTGCCATCTGGATGAGGTTGCTACACCACAACACCCATTTcctttgagtttttttttgcCAACCAAATTATGAAGGCTTCCCTACTTGAGATATTCACTACAAATCGATACACATtcaatcattgattttgttGGGAGCGCACAATGAAATCTTAATACGTGCACAAG
Above is a window of Eucalyptus grandis isolate ANBG69807.140 chromosome 9, ASM1654582v1, whole genome shotgun sequence DNA encoding:
- the LOC104420746 gene encoding transcription factor SRM1, with the translated sequence MANAAFPTSTTFHQECTSAERSPEVGYVGYENDGFGIWTFEENKRFENALATLSGEIDLATLDRFVQGIAPEFPGKSVEQVGRHLEALWHDVELIESAEVTFPEHWTVDEGGDSDGGPPPVQKSKGKSKVEPKGERKRGIAWTKEEHERFLGGLEIYGRGDWKSISKYVVMSKTPTQVASHAQKYFNRKDRTENQKLRRSINDTHNISNIGAIASMSSSPPSTRYPGETDA
- the LOC104419559 gene encoding monosaccharide-sensing protein 2; its protein translation is MRGAVLVAVAATIGNLLQGWDNATIAGAVLYIKKEFDLEGQPTIEGLIVAMSLIGATVITTFSGPVSDSIGRRPMMIISSILYFLSGLVMLWAPNVYVLLLARLLDGFGIGLAVTLIPVYISETAPPEIRGLLNTLPQFTGSGGMFLSYCMVFGMSLMDSPSWRLMLGVLSVPSLVYIGLTIFFLPESPRWLVSKGRMIEANKVLQQLRGKEDVSGELALLVEGLGVGANTSLEEYVISPADEETDKHKSSMAQINGHKPPHHQSWIGKPVTGQSTLNMLSRHASLVTPLMDPLVSMFGSVHEKLPETGSTLFPTMGSMFGLGEHHTHQNELSDVESQKDAVDSASDADVADSHDNLRSPLLSRQATTDKECVGNNGSGHGLSMRQSSITLESGGQLSSTDIGGGWQLAWKWSEKAGENGKKEGGLQRVYLHQDGAAASRYGSMLSVTGGGIPEGSEMVHASALVSQSVIGPEGLFMGQNPVDAVMKTNQETNTKGPSWHDLFEPGVKRALFVGIGIQILQQFSGINGVLYYTPQILEQAGVGLLLSNLGLSAASASLLISGLTTLLMLPSIVIAMRLMDLSGRRSLLLSTIPVLIFSLFILVLSSIINISTMVNAMISTTSVIVYFCFFVMGFGPIPNILCSEIFPTRVRGICIAICALTFWIGDIIVTYTLPLMLSSFGLIGVFAIYAVVCIASWFFVFLKVPETKGMPLEVISEFFAVGAKQASTATD